The genomic stretch CCGTAGAGCATGACGTAGCCGCGGCGCTTCCAGGTGTCCGGCGGCGCGTCCGCGCGCACGCGGGCGCTGAGCACGGCGATGTCGCCGTCCAGCCCCACCACGTCCACGCGGGCACGGCCCACGCGCGACTGCGAGCGCTCCTCCACGGGCGGGAAGATGATGGCCTTCTCCTCTGCCTCCACCGGCCGGCCGGCGACCAGGAGCGACGGCGCGTCCGGGCCGTCACCCACCGACACCGTGCGCTTCTCGGAGCCCGTCTCCAGCCGGCCCGGCATGGACCGGGGCGATGGCGGACCCAGGTCCGCGTTCAGCGCGGCGCCGGGCTGCGGCGGCACGGGCTTCTCCCCGCTGCGCAGCCACTCCCGGCCCAGCACGGCCAGCGCCGCCATCACCAGCAGCACGGCCGCGGCCTGCAGGGCCATGCGCACCACCTTGCGCACGCCCTGGCGGACGCGCTGGAGGTGCGTCAGCTTCACCGGCGCCAGGGACGGCAGGCTGCCCGGGACGAGCAGCTCCAGGTCCGCGATGAGCGAGGTGACGGAGGGGTAGCGGTCCTCCGGGTCTGGCTTGAGGCAGCGCGTGACGATGGCGTCCAGCCGCGAGTCCAGCCCCGGCTTGCGCCGCGACGGCGGGTCGAAGGTGCCCAGCGGCACCTCGCCCGTGAGCCACTCGTAGAGGATGACGCCCAGCGAGAAGATGTCCGCGCGCGCGTCCGCGCTCTTCGCGTCCACGCGCTGCTCGGGCGCCATGTACGACAGCGTGCCCATGGACACGTGCGTGGACGTGAGCGCGTAGCGCGAGGAGGGGCTGGCATCATCCAGGAAGGACGCCAGGCCGAAGTCCGACACCTTGGCGATGCCGCCGGCCTGCTGGTCCAGCAGGATGTTCTCCGGCTTCAGGTCCCGGTGGATGACGCCGCGGCCGTGCGCGTACTCGATGGCGCGGCAGATCTGCAGCATGCGCCGCAGCGCGCCCACGACGTCCAGGTGCGGCTCGCGAATCAGCTCCCGCAGCGACGGGCCGTCCACGAACTCCATCACCAGGTAGTACGTGGTGTCCGTCTTCCCCTTGTCGACGATGGAGACGATGTGGGGATGGCTCAGGGCCGCGAGCGCGGCGGCTTCCTTCTGGAAGCGCGCGATGAAGGACGGGTCCTTCGCCAGCTCGGGATTGAGGAGCTTCACCGCCACCGTGCGGCCTAGCGAGAGCTGGGTGGCCTTGTGGACCTCCCCCATGCCTCCGCTGCCGACAAGCTTGTCGAGGTGGTAGCCGCTGATGATGTCCGGAGAGCGCGGACGGCTGATCGCGGTGGGGTCGATTGAGGACATGGCGGTGAGCGAAGGGGCGGCCAGGGTAGCAGAAACCCGGCGCTGGAAATGTCCGCTCGTGCACGGGTCGGCATTGCCCCCCGGCAAGCCGCCAGGCGCCCCGCCCGCCTGCCGTTCAGAGTCCGGACACCGGGGTGCGGCTCACCGCCTGGCGCAGGCTGTTGCGGACCTGGTCCAGGGAGGAGCGCATCTGCCCATGTCGGACGGACGCCGCCACCGCGCGCCCCAGGGACTTGAGCAGCGTCACTTCCTCCGGCTTCCAGGCGCGGGGACGGCGGCAGTCCTCGAAGGCCACCATGCCCCACCACTGCTGCCGGGAGGGGTTGATGGGGCACAGGAGGATGGACTGCGTTCCCTGGCGCTCCAACAAGTCCTTCATCATCGGGGGCGCGTCACGGGTGGGGCACGCCACCACCATGCCGGCCTCCAGCATGTCCACCCAGCCCGGCGCGAACTCGCGGAAGGAGAAGGCCCGCATCACCGGGTTGGCCAGCGGCGACGGCGTGGGCGGCTCCGCCCAGGCGTAGCGCATGTCGGTGATGAACCGGCCGTACGTGCCCTGCACGCGGTTTTCCAGGATGTACGCGCGGTCCACGCCCAGCGCGTGGCCCACCATGCTCAGCGCCTCCATGCCGGTGCTCGGGCCCAGGCCCTTCTCCAGCAGCAGCTTCGAGGCTTCCGACACCTTCGAGAAGGCTTCGATCATTGGTGCGCTCGTTTGAGTTCCATCCCTGTCCGGGACGGTCAGTGATTCTCTGAAGTCGTATTAAGCAGGATTCTTCTGTTTCTGTCAAATCTCACGTTCACTGGACGGATTGACGGGGGTGTGAAAATCCCGACCCGGATGGGTTTTCTCGGACCTCGATAGACGTTTCGAGAGGGCGTCTCAGAAGTCGAGGCAAGGCGGGTTCTTATAGACCCGCAAAAGCAACGGGGGTACCTCCCTTGGAAGAGGTACCCCCGCGCGTCGGCATAAAAGCCGTAAATCTTGATTAGTTGGCCTCGGTGGCCGTCGTGGACTTGGCGGCCTTCTTCGCCGGCTTCTTGGCCTTCTTGGCGGGCTTGGCCTCGGGGGCCGCCTCGGCCTTCGCCTCTTCGGCCTGGGGGGCCTCGGCGGCCTCGGGCGCAGCTTCGACGGCGGCGGGCTTGGTTTCGGCGGCGGGGGCCGGGGTGTTGGCGAACGCGGTGGCGGCGGCGAGGAGGGCGGCGGCGAACACGGTCTTCATGAAAAGCTCCGTTGACGAACGACGACGCGAGATTGCGCCGTCCCAGCGAACGAGGGCTTGAGCAGGCGGCGTGCCAGCGGCGTTGTCAGAGGGAGAGCAGGTGTCTGGCGTGGATGTCCTTGGGGAGAAACTCCGCAGTTGGAGCTCCGACAATGGGGGCAGGCTCCCCAGGCAGGCAGTTGCTGCTTTGACGATGACGGAGCACTTGAGCAAGCTGCACGCGTCATCTGGTTGCAGGGTGTCGGCCCAGCGCCTTCGCCGCGCATGTCGCGCGGTCATGGTGTGGGAGAGATGGTCCATGCGGTTCCTCTGTTTCGCGACAGCGTTGGCCGTCCTGGGTACGGGTTGCGCGACGGGTATTCCGCTCGAGCGACTGGAGGCCCAGGTCCTCGAGTCGGACCGGTGGCGTCGCGAGTACGAGGCGGAGCGGGAGCGCGCCGAGGCGTTCGCGCTGCGCATGGCCCAGCTGGAGTCCGCGCTGGAGCGGGTGCGGCTGGAGCGCGCGGAAGCGGAGCAGGGTCGCGCGGCGCTGTTGGAGGAGCTGGTGCGCACCGAGGCGGACCGGCATGCGCTGGAGGAGCACAACACCCAGCTGCTGGCGCTGGAGCGCGAGGTCAACGAGCTGAAGGAGTTGAAGGAGATGCACGAGGAGCTGTCGGACGTCTGGTACGAGTCCGCGCTGGAGCGTGCACGGCGGCGGTTGAACAATCCGCCCCAGCCGGCTGCCCTCCCGGCGGCCGGGAATGTCGCCCCGACGGTGCCCTGACGTCCCGCCGGACGCGCGGCGCCGGCCCCGTGATAGAGGAACGGCGTGGCGAGCTCCCGCATCCCCATCCGCGGCTACCGGGCCGGCTTCTTCTTCGTGGTCGTCCTGCTGTCGGCCGTCACCGCTTTCACGTTGTGGACGGAGGTCCGCACGGGCAGCCAGGTGGACGGGTTGGTACAGGAGGCGCTGGAGCGGGCCGGCTCCATTGGCCGCATCCGCGTGGACGCGTTGTCGCTGGAGGCCGCCATCGAGGCGCATGTCCGCGCCACCGGTGACGCCGAGCGCCGCGCCGCGGACGCGGTGATGGAGCAGATCCTGGCGGACATCCGCGCCTCGTCGGAGGCGTACACACGCAACCTCCCGCAGGGCGAGAAGGCGCTGTGGTACCGCTTCAACGCCGCGTGCCAGGGGTTGGCGGACCAGGTGCGCGCGGCGGCCATCTTCTCGCAGCGCCGCGAGGCGGAGCGGGCCCGGCGCCACCTGGCCGAGCGCATCCGCCCGCTGGCGGCGGAGCTGGACGCGCTGGGCGGCGCGCTGGAGGAGGAGAACGCGGCCGAGGCACGCAGGCTGGTGAACCGGTTGGAGGACCTGCGCGTGCGCAACACCGCCCTGGGCGCGGGCGCCACGCTGCTGGCCATCCTCCTGTCGTCGCTGGTGGGCTGGCGCGTCACCTCGCTGCTCAAGCGCCAGGAGGCCATCATCCAGGGCCAGTTGGAGGAGCTGGGCCGGCACAACCAGGAACTGGACGCCTTCACGCGGCGCGTGGCGCACGACCTCATCTCTCCGCTCGCGCCGCTCAAGGGGTACCTGACGCTCATCCGCCGTACCGGCGCGGTGAACGACGCGGGCGCGCTGGAGATGCTGGCGCAGTGTGAGTCCAGTGCTGTTCGCATGGGCGAGCTCATCGAGGCGCTGCTGCGCTTCTGCCGCGCCGGTACGCGCGGCGAGAGCACGGTGGGTGAGCTGGATACGGCCGTCACCACCGTGCTGTTGGAGGTGGCGCAGACGGCGGCGGCGCAGGGCGTGGCGCTGGAGCGCGAGCTGGAGCCCGGCGTGGCGGTGGACTGCCCCGGGCAGCTGTTGCAGGTGAGCGCGCGCAACCTGCTCACCAACGCGGTGAAGTACTCGGAGGGCCGGCCCGACCCCCGTGTGAAGGTGCGCGTGGCCACCGAGGACGGCATGGCCGTGCTGGAGGTCGTGGACAACGGCATCGGCATGGCGCCGGGCACCCTGGCCTCGCTGTTCCAGCCCTTCTTCCGCGCGCCCGAGGTGCGCGGGCTGCCGGGCCACGGACTGGGACTGGTCACCACCAAGCGCGTGGTGGAGGCGCACGGCGGCACGCTGGTGGTGCGCTCGGAAGAAGGAAAGGGAACGCACGTGGTGGTGCGCTTCCCCCGCGTGGTGCGCCCGGCGGCGGCCACGAGCGGTTCTCAGGCAACGACTGCTTCCGCCGGAATGCGCAAGGTCGGCACATGAGCTCAGCCCGCATCCTCGTCGTGGATGATGACCCGCAGGCCCGCGATTTGCTCCAGCGCTTGTTGGGGCCGCTGGGGGCGGTGACGCAGGCCCCGGACCCGCGGCGCGCCACCGAGCGCATCGCGGAGGGCGCCTTTGATCTGGTCCTCACGGACATGGCCATGCCCGAGCCGGGCGACGGGCTGAAGGTGCTCCATGAGGTGAAGGCGCAGCTGCCGGACACGCCCGTGGTGGTGGTGACGGCCTTCGGCAACATCGAGGGCGCGCTGGACAGCATCCAGCAGGGCGCCTTCGACTACCTGGCGAAGCCCTTCGACGTGGACGCGATTCTGCGCGTGGCGCGCCGGGCGCTGGAGCAGAAGCGGCTGGTGGAGGAGAACCGCTCGCTGCGCCAGCAGGTGGAGCGCGGTTCGCTGATGCTTGTGGGCCGCAGCCCGGCGTTGCTGGAGGTGTACAAGCACGTGGCGCGCGCGGCGGCCAGCAACGTGCCGGTGCTGATTACGGGCGAGACGGGCACGGGGAAGGAGATGGTGGCGCGCGCGCTGCACAAGCGCTCGCCGCGCATGAACGGGCCCTTCATCCCCGTGGACTGCGGCGCGATTACGGAGTCGCTGATGGAGAGCGAACTGTTCGGCCACGCGAAGGGCAGCTTCACCGGCGCGTCCGGCGCGCGGCGAGGCGTCTTCGAGGAGGCCAGCGGCGGCACGCTCTTCCTGGATGAGATTGGCGACGTTGGCATGAAGGTGCAGTCGCAGCTCCTGCGCGTGTTGCAGGAGGGCGAAATCCGCCGCGTGGGTGAGAGTGTCCCCGTCAAGGTGGACGTGCGCGTGGTGGCGGCGACGAACAAGGACCTCAAGGCGCGGGTGGCGGAAGGCCTCTTCCGCGAGGATTTGCTGTACCGCCTGGACGTGGTGCACCTGCACCTGCCGCCGCTGCGGGAGCGGAGCGAGGACATCCCCGCGCTGGTGGAGCACTTCGCCGGGCGTCATGCGCGCGGCGGGGTGCGGCCGGTGGTGACGCCGGAGGCGAACGCGCGCCTGGCGGCCTACGACTGGCCGGGCAACGTGCGGCAGCTGGAGAACGTGGTGGCGCGGGCGCTGGCTCTCAACGTGACGGGCGTCCTGGGGCCCCAGGACTTCCCGGAGCCCATCGGGGATGCGTCCACCCCGAAGATGGCGGGCCTGGCGGGCGACATGCCGAGTCTGGCCGAGCTGTCCCGCCGCTACGCCGCGCAGGTGCTCCAGCACGTGGGCGGCAACAAGAGCGAGGCGGCGCGCCTGCTCGATGTGGACCGCAAGACGCTCTACAAGCTGCTGGAGGCCCCAGAGGCCGAGTCGTAGCGCGCGCGGCGCACGTCAGTTGATGACGCCGAGCAGCTCCCGAATCTGCCGCAGCATCTCGATTTCGGCCGCGTGCACGCTGCCGTCGCTGGCGATGAGCGCCTTCGCCTCCCGGATGACGGCGGAGGGGTTGGTGCGCAGGATGCCCATGTTCGGCGGAGGCAGGGGCTCGTTGTTCCGCAGACAGCGCGTCAGCGCCGCCAGCTCCGGCAGGGGCACGCTCATGCCTCGCGCGGTGTCCAGGATGTGCCCAATCTCGGAGTGCGCGACGCGGCCGTCGACGGTGGCGACCTGGAGCAGCAGCTTGAGGACTTCGACGTGGAATTGTTCTTCGGGGCTCATGTCCCGCTAGGCTGGCTTTTCCTGGGACGCCCGTCCACCTATTGACGGCGTCAGCGCGCGGCGAAGCACCGAGTGGCGGTGCTCGAAGAGGCGCCGGATGAAGGCCTCCGCCAGCCGGCCGCCGAAGCGGGGCTCGAAGTCGAGCTGGTCGATGATGTCGACGCCGGCGTGTGTCTCGACGATGCGGCGCTCGTGCCGCCACTGACGCATCGCGCTCATGGGGGACTCCTCGACGAAGCGGCGTCCCGGCTCCAGCTCGCGCAGCGTCAGGTCGGACCAGCCCACCGGCAGCACGCCGCCCAGCAGCAGCTTGCTGCGGAACAGCGGTTGGCCCGGCTCGAAGGGTACGTCCTCGAGCCCCGTCACGCCCGGGGGCGCCGTCATCCGCAGGTACGGGTGCATCTCCGTGGAGATGCCCTTCATCGACGTCACCCACGCCCAGGCTTCAGCGGGGGTGACCTCGACGTACGATTCGAAGCGGAGACTGCGAGTTGCCATGACGCCCCCCGGTCCGCGTGTCACCACGCGGTGTGACGGTAGTCCTTGAAGAAGTTGCCCCAGACGTACTCGCCGCTGTTCTCCGAGGCGATGATGGGGTCCACCACCCGCGCCGCCCCGTCGACGATGTCCAGCGGTGGCTGGAAGTCCAGCTCCTGCACCTTGCGCTCCGCGTGCTGCGCGGGGTCCTCGTCGGTGACCCAGCCGGTGTCCACGGCGTTCATGTAGATGTTGTCGCGGGCGTAGTCCGGCGCGGAGGTCAGTGTCATCATGTTGAGCGCCGCCTTCGCCATGTTGGTGTGCGGGTGTTTGTCCGTCTTCGTCCCGCGCGAGAAGCTGCCCTCCATCGCGGAGACGTTCACCACGTGGCCGGGGGACGAGCGGTCCCTGAGCATCAGCGGCTTCAGCTTCCCGACGAGGATGAAGGGCGCCACCGCGTTGATGAGGTGGACCTCCAGCATCTCCGCCGTCTGGACCTCGGCGAGCCGCAGCCGCCACGAGTTCATGTCCCGCAGGTCCACCTGCTGCAGGTCCGCGTCCAGCCGGCCCTGGGGGAAGATGGCGCGCACGTCGCCCTCCTGTTCCAGGGCGTAGGGCAGCATGGACAGCGCGGCGGAGGAGTGGATGCCCAGCGCCGGGTCGTTGCTGCGCCAGGTGGTGGCCAGCTCCGAGCCCCCCGCTTTGCCCGCACCCAGGGCGGCCGGCTGCACCGTCGAGACGCAGGCGTCATGGCCCGCGAGCAGCGCGCGCGCCGCCGCCGGCAGGTCGTCCGCGCGGCGCATCTCTCCCGGCAGCAGGTGGCCGTAGAAGCCCGGGGGCCGGCGCACCGTCTGCGCGGCGTTGTTGATGAGGATGTCCAGGCGCTCGTGCGTCTGCTCGATGTACTTCGCGAAGAGCTCCACGCTGGGCGCGTGCCGCAGGTCGAGCCCGTGGATGTGCAGCCGGTGTGCCCAGTCCGCGAAGTCCGGCTCCTGGACGTAGCGCTGCGCGGCGTCGTTGGGGAAGCGCGTGGTGGCGATGACGCGCGCGCCGGAGCGCAGCAGCATCAACGAAGCCTGGAAGCCAATCTTCACCCGGGCGCCGGTGATGAGCGCGACCTTCCCGTTCAGGTCGGCGCGCTGGGTGCGCTTGGCGTAGTTGTAGTCCGCGCACTCGATGCACATCGCGTCGTAGAAGAAGTGCAGCTTGCGGTACTCGGCCTTGCAGACGTAGCAGCGGCGGGGCTGCTCGAGGATGCGCTCCGGTCCCGCTTCCGAGGGAGGCGGAGGCGGCAGCGCGGGCACCGTGAAGATGGCGGAGCGGCGCAGGGTGCGAATCTCCGTCGTCGCGCGGATGGCGCGGTCGTGCTCGCGCTTCGTCTTCTTCCGGTCGCGGCGCAGCGCCTTCGCCATCCGGGACTTGGTGTCGCGGTCCGGGTGCAGCACGCGTCCCGCGGCGCTCAGGAAGGCGATGCGGTCCTCCTCGGGGAGGCCGGCCAACAGGAAGCGGTCCTCGCTGATGGCCTCCAGGAGCTGGGTGACGCGGCGTACCTCGTCCAGGGACAGGGGGGCGGGGGGCGGCAGCGCTTCGGGCGCGGGGGTCGGAGCAGTCTCGGCGAGCTTCATCTCCCCGCTGCATATCTTCCGAAGGGGGCGGGTGGAAAGAGGGGCAGGGGGATGGGGCCCGGCGGCTGGGGAGGCGGGCACCCGGGCGCCAGCCTCAGGGATGGTGCGGGCTTCCGGGGGCTGGCTTCACCAGCGCGCCGCCTTGGCCTGCGTGCGGGGTGATTCGCGGGGGCTGGCTTCACCGGCGCGCCGCTTTGGCCTGCGGACCGTCATTTCCGCTGCATGTGACAAGGGCCGCTGCGATGGCACGAATTGCCCACCCACACGGAGCCCCACGCAGGCGAGCGCACCGTGGACGACGTTGAGTGTGCCGTCGCTCCTCCGTACCGTGTCAGGTCCATGCGCCGTTGGCTTCCGCTCGTTCTTCTGCTGCCTGGAATCGCCTGCACGCCGCCTCCCGGCCCGGAGGACACCTCGCCCGATGCCTCCCTGGCGAGAGTGCCCGCGCCCCGAGTGGCGGAGGAGCGCGGTGATACACCGAGTGCATCTATGTCGGTATCCAGGGCCGCTGCGTTCGACGGCGGAGCCGGGGCAGGGGCGCCAGAGG from Myxococcus xanthus encodes the following:
- a CDS encoding SDR family NAD(P)-dependent oxidoreductase; translation: MKLAETAPTPAPEALPPPAPLSLDEVRRVTQLLEAISEDRFLLAGLPEEDRIAFLSAAGRVLHPDRDTKSRMAKALRRDRKKTKREHDRAIRATTEIRTLRRSAIFTVPALPPPPPSEAGPERILEQPRRCYVCKAEYRKLHFFYDAMCIECADYNYAKRTQRADLNGKVALITGARVKIGFQASLMLLRSGARVIATTRFPNDAAQRYVQEPDFADWAHRLHIHGLDLRHAPSVELFAKYIEQTHERLDILINNAAQTVRRPPGFYGHLLPGEMRRADDLPAAARALLAGHDACVSTVQPAALGAGKAGGSELATTWRSNDPALGIHSSAALSMLPYALEQEGDVRAIFPQGRLDADLQQVDLRDMNSWRLRLAEVQTAEMLEVHLINAVAPFILVGKLKPLMLRDRSSPGHVVNVSAMEGSFSRGTKTDKHPHTNMAKAALNMMTLTSAPDYARDNIYMNAVDTGWVTDEDPAQHAERKVQELDFQPPLDIVDGAARVVDPIIASENSGEYVWGNFFKDYRHTAW
- a CDS encoding sigma-54-dependent transcriptional regulator encodes the protein MSSARILVVDDDPQARDLLQRLLGPLGAVTQAPDPRRATERIAEGAFDLVLTDMAMPEPGDGLKVLHEVKAQLPDTPVVVVTAFGNIEGALDSIQQGAFDYLAKPFDVDAILRVARRALEQKRLVEENRSLRQQVERGSLMLVGRSPALLEVYKHVARAAASNVPVLITGETGTGKEMVARALHKRSPRMNGPFIPVDCGAITESLMESELFGHAKGSFTGASGARRGVFEEASGGTLFLDEIGDVGMKVQSQLLRVLQEGEIRRVGESVPVKVDVRVVAATNKDLKARVAEGLFREDLLYRLDVVHLHLPPLRERSEDIPALVEHFAGRHARGGVRPVVTPEANARLAAYDWPGNVRQLENVVARALALNVTGVLGPQDFPEPIGDASTPKMAGLAGDMPSLAELSRRYAAQVLQHVGGNKSEAARLLDVDRKTLYKLLEAPEAES
- a CDS encoding GAF domain-containing protein — translated: MIEAFSKVSEASKLLLEKGLGPSTGMEALSMVGHALGVDRAYILENRVQGTYGRFITDMRYAWAEPPTPSPLANPVMRAFSFREFAPGWVDMLEAGMVVACPTRDAPPMMKDLLERQGTQSILLCPINPSRQQWWGMVAFEDCRRPRAWKPEEVTLLKSLGRAVAASVRHGQMRSSLDQVRNSLRQAVSRTPVSGL
- a CDS encoding serine/threonine-protein kinase is translated as MSSIDPTAISRPRSPDIISGYHLDKLVGSGGMGEVHKATQLSLGRTVAVKLLNPELAKDPSFIARFQKEAAALAALSHPHIVSIVDKGKTDTTYYLVMEFVDGPSLRELIREPHLDVVGALRRMLQICRAIEYAHGRGVIHRDLKPENILLDQQAGGIAKVSDFGLASFLDDASPSSRYALTSTHVSMGTLSYMAPEQRVDAKSADARADIFSLGVILYEWLTGEVPLGTFDPPSRRKPGLDSRLDAIVTRCLKPDPEDRYPSVTSLIADLELLVPGSLPSLAPVKLTHLQRVRQGVRKVVRMALQAAAVLLVMAALAVLGREWLRSGEKPVPPQPGAALNADLGPPSPRSMPGRLETGSEKRTVSVGDGPDAPSLLVAGRPVEAEEKAIIFPPVEERSQSRVGRARVDVVGLDGDIAVLSARVRADAPPDTWKRRGYVMLYGPSLQAPSAALLLQGSTGRYVALIHDGAGAPLRLEWALGERRGTMLGLASPEGEAALELRVDADGVMQGYVGKGKDQRAIGEPLNLGPGWMEHFGDAPVPAFGCIEGTCRAEGFLYTVRRAPPPGTTAPVPDVPVTKAVVAAVPAKAVPAKRPPPPPPPKKQPAKAPTKSPPKRR
- a CDS encoding sensor histidine kinase; the protein is MASSRIPIRGYRAGFFFVVVLLSAVTAFTLWTEVRTGSQVDGLVQEALERAGSIGRIRVDALSLEAAIEAHVRATGDAERRAADAVMEQILADIRASSEAYTRNLPQGEKALWYRFNAACQGLADQVRAAAIFSQRREAERARRHLAERIRPLAAELDALGGALEEENAAEARRLVNRLEDLRVRNTALGAGATLLAILLSSLVGWRVTSLLKRQEAIIQGQLEELGRHNQELDAFTRRVAHDLISPLAPLKGYLTLIRRTGAVNDAGALEMLAQCESSAVRMGELIEALLRFCRAGTRGESTVGELDTAVTTVLLEVAQTAAAQGVALERELEPGVAVDCPGQLLQVSARNLLTNAVKYSEGRPDPRVKVRVATEDGMAVLEVVDNGIGMAPGTLASLFQPFFRAPEVRGLPGHGLGLVTTKRVVEAHGGTLVVRSEEGKGTHVVVRFPRVVRPAAATSGSQATTASAGMRKVGT
- a CDS encoding TerB family tellurite resistance protein; this translates as MSPEEQFHVEVLKLLLQVATVDGRVAHSEIGHILDTARGMSVPLPELAALTRCLRNNEPLPPPNMGILRTNPSAVIREAKALIASDGSVHAAEIEMLRQIRELLGVIN